The Monomorium pharaonis isolate MP-MQ-018 chromosome 5, ASM1337386v2, whole genome shotgun sequence genome segment CCTGTTGGTGAACGTCAGTGTTCGATTTCTGTGGAAAAAAAACCGTTCTTTATGAGAAGAATAGTGTAGAATCTAATAGTGAAGATAAAAtaagtgatataaataatatataaagaaataatattgaaagaccatatattatgcatttacagaaaaatgtattatattagtggatatatatagtaaaaaaactaaaaaatattaattgttatcatTGTGTTAAAAGTTTAAGGCAAGACAATACAGAACATGATAATGCAAAAGGTAAcagtttttctaaatttttatatttttctagtaGCGGTCCTTTAATTCGAGCATCGAGAAGCGTTTATTATAGAATAgtaaataaaactgaaaaacaaattaaattattgacaaataattttttaaatctcaatATTAGAAATCTTGATCTTTAAAGTcattacaaaagtaaaaaattcattatgattagacaattttatttttccaaaccTAAATTGCGAAAATATAAacatcccagtgaacacattttatagcggcaatataacatggaagttacaagtaatttaacattgttattcttgtaatatgtaggtgctatatgacatggaaataacctgttacgtaatatttgttatacgcaagtgatatagctgttatacattgttttggcgttacagttattcaacaaaaattgtataatcgtaacataacacattcgtatcaatgttattacggaacgatgcgtcgtcgttgactcagaaatcagacaacattataacatcctgaataatagatttatttgataataaaaaaaattattataaagataatgttttcaaaaataacggtttgtctataattactgcgcacaaaaaatgcacaaaatcgaaattcatcatgtgctgaacaaaaacagaataataaatgtatactattcaatttttcttagaattacgatctatatagttaaccatctaattaatcatttgaacgcttcaaaggttagtgctaaatagatcgcaattttcatcaaattattaaggttatggaaaaagataaatttaacaatgaaattaataagtaaataaattaatgctatttatttttaatatgttttgcaaaatttaattgcttttataaaaaataatatagttgcgtcagtttataacatataagtatatgtagacaataacaagtacctatatcgatgagtcaaattggcgtagcaggtagagtacaaggttcgtcatcctaaggtcccgggttcaaacctagcagcggcaaataagaataaaataaaaaattatataatttaaatttaattaattaataaaaatttattctaaatgtagtatgtgctgttgataaaaataattaaaaaaaaatgaaatttttattttattttatttttctttgtaactgttgtgtaacggttaaataacatgtaattataacatgttatattgctgagtcggaaattgtaacttacatgtaagttacgtgtaatttcagagtaacgtaacctgttatattcggttacattgctgttacactactgctatattactgtgttcactgggatcTTACATGTacctcataaaataaaattaataacttaccgccatttaaaaataaggtTGTACTCATacagtaaattttatacacaagAAATTTTAAGACCTATTAGTAAATGACATCAACTTACtaagcaaattttatttagatgcgaataatatacatatattcctGGGTGCATTTGAAAATCCTTGAagtattaattctttataaccgaagctatatttttatttatttcttgttattatttctattacgttattattatgattacaattttattataattttattagttataaaaCTTACAGAtaacaaaacattatttataataaagtgattataatttctgattacaattaattcttaaaatatataatttatgtctaagattaaatattgtatttctaggattgaaaatattgtactaatttaacatttttacaatttgtaacaacttttttataaaaaataaaactaaaaacaattaataaaacctTATTTTAAGTgcacttttatataaaataacttaatattataaatatttaaagattgataCTTAATAATCCTAATAAATaccattaaatatatacattagaAAAATGTCAACAAATTACTCGTAGCAACTATATGTGACATTTACTGGCATATATGTAAAGTTGGAACTATATCACTGTTTAGGAGGGTACACGTTGATAAGGGTTATGGAGCTCTCCCAATTAACTAACTGAGACTTGTAGTGTTTACAGACTTTTTTATTAGGCACATTCAAATCTCTCAACCCTTAAGCCTATCACACAATAGGAAagaacaggcaataggaatagGGAATAGAAATACGGAATAGAAACCTATGTAATGCCAAGACACAATGATTCGTTGGCAATAAGAGTGCTGTCCAATCATCTACTTCTCCGTTTGTGCGCATGTGCTTAACGAACAcgactataataatattacgaaCAAAAATAGTGTGTTATTGAAATTTTCCactgttattaatatattcttaagtACAAGACGGATCAAAATTATTgaagtaattatttagttgTTGTTATGCATGTTATtcttttcattatatattatagtaatatcgttatatatagtaatatatgtGTGTTCACATTTCTGTTATAGGAGTTCTTGCAATGGATgaagataatttattgcaagtCTTCTTAGTTATTTTCAAGTACTTGGGCTAGGATTGTATGCCATATGGAAaaggaataaaagaaaacgttGGATTAATAGAAGATGGTGGGTGCGACCCATAAACGAAAGACGAGGCCAATATGGTGATTTCGCAACTCTGTTTGCGGAGTTGAAGGAAGATCCTGATCTTTTCTTCCGATACACGAATGAATGTCGGCACGTTTTACGAGCTTTTAGACATGGTGCGACCGTATCTACAAAAAAGAAGCCTAAGAAAACCAATTTGTCCAGAACAGCGGCTTGCGATTACACTCAGGTAAAAGATAGTTACGTTAGGTGCTATTCTgatacgtatatattataaagataaataacaatacaataaaatgctttatataattattttaatgtcaatATGTTTATCACAGATATCTAGCGACTGGGGACCAAGTACTTTCAGTAGCTCTCGCATATAGAATAGGAGAGTCTActgcttataaaattataaaggagACGTGTGAAGTAATTGCCAATGTTTTATTTGGAGTACATATGGAAGTCCCTTCAGAAGACGAATGGAAACATATAAGCAGGAATTTTTTAGCAGCATGGAATATGCCGAATTGTATTGGTGCAATAGACGGTAAACATATTACTATACAAGCACCATAAAATTCTggatttttatactttaattataaaaagacatTCAGCATTGTTCTAATGGCTGTTTGTGATAGCAATTACAAATTCACTGTGTTTGATGTAGGTGCATTTGGTAGTGAAAGTGATGGAGGAGTACTGTCTAGATCAGCGTTTGAAAAGGCTCTCAACGAAGGTACTATTAATATTCCAAAAGGAAAGACATCTACCTGGTTCTGAAAAGgaaacatctttttattttgttggcGATGAAGCTTTTCAAATGTCAACAAACATGATGCAACCTTATCCAGGACGGAATCTGAatgaagagaagaaaaatttcaattatcgtCTATCGCGTGCTAGAAGAACGATTGAAAACACATTCGGTATCCTCGTGTCTAGATGAAGAATATTCCGAAAACCGATATGTGCAAATCCAGATGTCGCTGAAAAATTAGTTGTAGCCGCAATGTGTTTACATAATTTcttgaaaagtaaaaatgatGAACAATTACCACAAAATCAACGATATTGCCCTAGTCAATATGTGGATCGAGaaggaaatattatttttggagATTGGAGAGATcaagtaaataataacaatttacaaCCCATGTCAAGTGGTCCTCATCGAGCTGCTACCCAgtgagaaacgataatgaattcgacatcaatttgacgtcgaatcgacatcgaaatgatgatttcgacgtcgaatcgatgtcgattcgatgatttcgacgtcgaatcgatgtcgattcgatgtactatttctcactgggtacAGATGCATATGAAATGCGAAACTCTCTTGCAGCCTATTTTTTAACACCGGCAGGCGAGGTTCCGTGGCAATACGAATACATACGACGTGGACAACATAATAATGCGCTATAGAAATTCCtaatacttaatataacaagttacattaatgtattatgaactgacaataatgataattgcattgacaataaactttattttgtagactatattgtttgtattgaaaacataatatgtttataaaatttatatatcttgtataataaaaaaagtatgttATATAAGTTATTTATCGTCATCATCATTGAACGAGTACAAAATGtgcataaacttttttttcaatatagttTTCTTTGGTTCTATTGTCTTCTTCAGTTCCGCTGTAACAAGTTTGCCAATTAGTATGTCTATATCTTCGGCCTTattatcctttttattttgacatatatTAGATGTCATagtatttaatgtattgttcATCTGAAGAAAAGCTACCTCTACAGGATCGATTTTTGCCTTTTTGCTTGTTTTATTTCCTCCTGCGAAAcaaaaagatgtatttaatGAACTTTCTGTAATCGGTGAAACATTTTCTTTCCTGATACAAATGTTTTGCGCAAAGAAGCAGATAATGGCCGTTTCAGCGAAGAAGTTGATTGTTGTAATGGCGAAGGAGTTGATCTTTGCATCGGCGAAAGTGGTTGTTGTAACGGCGAAGTTGATCTTGGCATCGGCGAAAGTGGTTGTTGTAACGGCGAAGGAGTTGATCTTAGCATCGGCGAAAGTGGTTGTTGTAACGGCGAAGGAGTTGATCTTGGCATCGGAGAAAGTGGTTGTTGTAACGGCGAAGGAGTTGATCTTGGCATTGGCGAAAGTGGTTGTTGTAACGGCGAAGGAGTTGATCTTGGCATCGGCGAAAGTGGTTGTTGTAACGGAGAAGGAGTTGATCTTTGCATCGGCAAAGGTAATTGTTGTAACTGCGAAGTAGTTGATTGCTGTAATAGCGAAGGAGTGGATTGTTGTAATGACGAACATACTGGTGCTTGCAATACCATCGATGCCGCTGGCTAAAAACAATTCACTTAgtgaataaaaagattaattaattaactaaatgtaatttcttaaaaaaaaataatttttctcaccATAACGTTGATGTCATCttggtaatttttattttgcacattttgatttatattagCTTTTGTACTGATATTACTAAGACTTCTAAAATCATGAAAGTTCTCCATTAACAAATATCCCAGTCAATATACAGCATCAGttacattacataaattacatCTATGCTATAATTTcacactcaacaatgtaaataaaatatgacacAGTCTATtgcgcaattatattatagatgTATTATTCTGTGTTGACTAAGACTATAATCATTCTTATAATGAAAACTAAAACTCACTTTCTCTGAAAGACAAATAGgctcaaaaaatttagattatcaAATAGAAACCATTTTTGCCTCGTGGGTTTGCCTGCTCCGCTTCTTGTTTCCAGTTCTCGCTGCTgtctttttttactaaaacgTTGGCGAAGACGAACCCAACACGTTGGCGAAGACGTATTTGACACTCTGATGCtataatacacatttatacaaaaatagaattagATAAAAGCGACAGAAAATTTTAGCAGAGAAGAGtcttacatatatacatatatacatatttacctGACATATTCATAACAGAAGAGATTTCTGTCCATGCATTTTCCTTCATTCTCGGATCACGATATTCTTGtaaacttttgttatatataaatgggtAAGATCTCACAAGATCTATTAACAATTCGTCGCCCACTTTTTCACTTTGCGTACAACATTccctattaatattatctatttCGTCTTCTTCCATCTCGTCAGCCTCTATCAACGTGTTGAATTCTTTGTTCAGTTTGCAATATTCGTGATTATACACTGACATAGCGTTTGCACTTAAGAAGtatttacgaaaaatataaCCTGCAAAGTTTTTGAAACTACGTGCCTGCTCAGAGTCtcaactgtgattggtcaAGTACAGGGAATAGGGAACAGAAATCCAACGCGTCGGAAATTCTGTTCCTCTTGCTTATTCCATATTCCATTGTGTGTCGCTACACGGTTTCTGGTTGTAGAGATAAGTATGAACGTTATCACGCACGTGGCGTAATTAAATTAGGATCGTGTGAGGGATCGTCGCACGGAAGTCCCTACGACTTCCGTGTGTTACCGGGGTAAATAACAGGACGCTGGAGTCAACGGTAACAACGTTTATTAGAACGGAGTAAAGATATTACGGAGCACGCCGGTAAGGCGTGTAGCGGAGCGCGAGACCAATGGCAGGGTATACGCACTCCTATTGCTTTAGTGGGGACGGAAGTTCTATTGGTTTAGTGAACGGGGACAGTGATAGTCGGCAGCACTATCGGCCGGTTGCTAGGTAACCTGTGCTTAACGATGACAACTTTCTCGAACTTTCCTGATGTACTGGTCCACGTGTTAATGGTCGTGAACGGTTAATGTGTGTCAACAAGTGTGTAAGAAGCAAGTTTTACTGGAAACTAGGGCGCAATTTGATCCCCACAATTGTTGCCCTCTAAGCCTGTTAAAGCGTGGTACTGTGTCCCTTTTGAGACGAAAATCCATTGGgtgaaagaagaagaagaagcaaTGCATGCCTTCAGATTGACgtaatattggaaaaaaagatGCGAAATCTTAGTAAGAGCGGAACATATATCTGAGAAATAATGTgaatggtatttttttatttgaataagtgtgcgtgtgtgtaaaatttagaGAATTGTTATGTGAGTAATTATATGTTCTAATGCCCCAGATAGCCAGTTTGGtacaataaagatattagcatCTTGCTACGCATTTATGTCATCCCTTGTGCTGTTGTTTGCTAGCATTCGAtgtcagaaataaaattctttgcacgTTTTAAACATTATGCTAGCATTACTTAAGATCAGTGtcgaatgctagcaaataacagcacaagggacgacgtaaatgcgtagcaagatgctaatatctttattagcaacatgagaacaatttgtgctcatacatacatttgtggATATCTGGGgcattatatgtttatatacgtgtatgtatataatatgtaaattatatgtatatgatacgtatgtataaaattgtattgtgAATGATTGTGTTGCATGATGCTGAGGTTGCATTTTGGCTGTATTCCAAATTACATTGCAagcactaaaaatatatagtttacaTAACGTATACTATACATTTTCAGTACAAACAGTGAATTTTAgaatacaactattatatgctttgcatcaaattttttaaccacaccggatattatataaataaatatccgACAGTCCGCAGTCTGCAAAGTGGGACggaaaaatttgttgcaattATAATGTAGGGAAAATCTGacgaaaagaataaagaaaattatttaaatgtatataataataattctttattctctTCAGCAGTACAATTTGCCAA includes the following:
- the LOC105830664 gene encoding protein app1, with product MDRNLFCYEYVSIRVSNTSSPTCWVRLRQRFSKKRQQRELETRSGAGKPTRQKWFLFDNLNFLSLFVFQRKSLSNISTKANINQNVQNKNYQDDINVMPAASMVLQAPVCSSLQQSTPSLLQQSTTSQLQQLPLPMQRSTPSPLQQPLSPMPRSTPSPLQQPLSPMPRSTPSPLQQPLSPMPRSTPSPLQQPLSPMLRSTPSPLQQPLSPMPRSTSPLQQPLSPMQRSTPSPLQQSTSSLKRPLSASLRKTFVSGKKMFHRLQKVH